The Phycisphaerae bacterium sequence ACCATCGGCATGTGCGGCCCGCCGTACACCAGCGTCAGCACCGGATACTTGCGGCTGCGATTGAAATCCGGCGGCCGCAGGATACACGCGTGCAGATTGTGGCCCGCCGGCGTCGGCACCGTGACCATCTCCGGCGTGCTCAGGCGATACTCGCGCAAGGCCGGCACCTCATTGGCGCTGATGACCCGCTCCAGCTCGCCGTTGGCACGCCGTAGGTGCACCTGCGTCGGCGCCGTGATGCTGCTGAACGTATCGAAGAAGTACCGGAATTGCGGGTCGAAGTTTACGCCATGGCTGAAGCCCGGCGTGGTTAGCCGTTCCAGCCCACTGCCGTTTAGCCGGACACGATACGCGTGCGACTCGACGTGGCTATCGCGCGTGCCGGAAAAATAGACCCAGCCGTTTACTTCATCGACGCCATGCAGCGCGCGGACCTCCCACGCGCCGGACGTCACGCGTCCGAGGAGCGTTCCATCCGCTGCGTAGTGATAGAGATGCGCCCACCCGTCCTGCGTGTTGCGCCAGACAAACGTGCCGTCCTTCAGCCAATGCGGCGGTCCGTAGTACTCCACCCACGCGGGCGAGTTCTCGACCACGAGGGTCTGCGTCGTCCCGGGCTCCACGCCGGCGGCATCCAGGTGCAACCAGCGCTGCTCCCGGTCCTGCACCGCGAACACCACCCGCCCGTCCGGCGACCACGACACGCCGGAGATGAGGATGTCGGTGCCTTCGTACGCCGCGAGATCGACCCAGGTCGTCGCGCCGCCGGTGGTGGGCACGATTCCCAGGCGCACGCGCGGATTCGGGTCCCCCGCCTTCGGATAGCGCAGCTCCTGGACTTTCGGCCGGATGGGCACATAGTCCACCAGCGGGTAGACCGGCACCTCGCTCTCATCGAGCTGCAGGTACGCCAGGTGGCCGCCGTCCTCGGACCACCAGTACGCCCGCCAGTTGCCGCGGCCATACAGCTCTTCCTGGTACACCCAGTCCAGTACGCCGTTGAGCAGCGTGGGGCTGCCATCCTGCGTGAGCTGCTTCTGCTCCGCGGTCGTCGTGTCGATCGTGTACAGGTTGTTGTCACGGACGAAGGCCACGTGCATGTTGTCGGGACTGATCGTCAGCTCGGGGCACTCGCCGGGCTGCTCGGTCAGACGGACCAGCTGGCCGTGGGCGAAGTGATAGGCATACCAGCGCTGGGCGTGCTCCAGCAGCGCCAGGCCGCGGTCAGCGCTGAACTGCGCCGGGTGCCGCGCGCCGCGCGCCGCCGCCCCCGCGTCGAAATCGCCCTGCGCCAGCAATGCCCTCTCCAGCGCGCCAGAGTCGTACGCCGGCTGCGCGGCGTCGCTGACCGCGTCCACCTGCTGCAGCACGTCGTCGCGCCACTCGAGGTAATGCCGCCCGTCGTCGAGCCACGTCAGCCCCCACGCGTGACTCACGTTGAAATCGACCGGGTTCGGCCCGTAGACCGATTCCAGCGTCAGGCGCTTCAGACCGCCGCGCGGCGCTACGCAACCGCTCAGACCGGCGCTCGCCGCCAGGGCCAATACCGCAACGCAGCGCCCCCAGGCTGCCCGTCGAACCGCACTGCTGGCCACGCGCATCTCCTCACACGCCCGCCACCACCCGCCCGGGCGTGCGACGTATCCTACCCGGCGTGCACGCGAACGAAAGCCCGCCCTGCCTGCCGTTGCGTTCCGGCGCCGCTTTTGCTTTCATGCTGGCGCCGCGCGTGGAGCCCTGGATGGACTTCGCCAACACGACTGACCTGGACAGCGCCCGACTCGAGCGGCTCTACACCCGCCACACTTGGCCCTATCGGCACGACCGGCTCACCGTCCGGGTGCGCTGCAGCCGCGGGGCGGCCTTCTCCGGCACGTGCTACTACACCGACGGGCGCATCTTCGTAAACCTCGGCCGGCGAAACACCTATCCGTACGTGCTGAGTACGCAGATCGCCCGCTCGCAGTCGAACCGGACGCACTGGTGGCGCGAGACGTATCGCCTGGTGCTGCCGGACGCGTACCAGCTCGCCCTCTTCGTCTACCTCCACGAGCTGTACCACTTCCTGGTCAAGGCCGCCGGCCACAATCCGCGCCGCAAGGAGGCGATGTGCGACCGCTTCGCCGCGCGGGCGCTCGTGGACGCGTGTGGGGCGCGCGTGCACGACGCGCGCGGCCGGCCGGTCGCCAGGTCCAGTTGGGACTTCCAGGATCTGCACGGCTTCGTGGCGGCGGCGCCCAAGGTGCCCGTGCAGGGCACACTCTTCGGCGGCATCGAGCCGCGCATCATCCCGGTGACCATCTACGGCGTCCGCACCGGCACGCGCCGGCCCGAGCGGCGCCCCTAGCCGCGCTGCCCGCCGCGTTGCGCGCTGTACATCCCGCCGATCGAGGGCCAGAATGCCCAGGTTTGTAAGGCCGGGTGCGCCGCGGAGACGGCGCCGCATGTTCGCTCAAGTGGAGGATCCTGAGATGCTTCGCACGTCATTCGCACTTGTCGTCGGCGCTGCTCTGTGCCTGTCGCTCGCCGGCTGTCAGCAGCCGCGTCTGGATGAGATGATGGTGCAGCCGCCGCGGCCGACTGAGCTCGACCGCCTCAACGCTTTCGTCGGCACGTGGGAAGGCACGTCGGAGATGAAGCTGCTGGGCAGCGGCGAGACCCTGCAGAGCACGGGCACAAGCACTGTCACCTGGGAGGCCAACCAGTGGCTGCTCGTCGAACGTTTCGAAGACACCATGGGGACCGCAGAGACGAAGTACGCCGGCCTCTGCATCTGGTCCTGGGACGCGAGCACCGGCAAGTACCGCCTGGACTTTTTCGACAATTTCGGCGGCGGCGGGTCCGGCACGGCGACGTACGACGAGGCGCAGCAGACCTGGCACATGACCGTCAAGACCAACTATGGCGGCCAGACCGGCTGGAGCGTGGGCACGGCGACGTTCACCGACCCCGACACGATGGAGTGGGAGCACACGCAGTGGGACAGCCTGAAGCTCACGAAGTGCGCGGAGATGAAGGGCACGAGCCGCCGCAAGTAAGCGCGCCGGGGCGCCGCCGCAATCCAGCCGCGCCCGGGACACGCGCGCGGGTCGTGCGGATGTGTGCTATTCCTTCCCGACGTAGGTGCGGGTGCGCGTGTCGACGCGGATCGTGTCGCCCATCTTGATGAACAGCGGCACGCGCACCACCAGGTGGTTCTCGAGCGTCGCTTCCTTCAGGACGCTGCCGGCATTGCCGACCGAATGCGACGGCGCCGCGGTTTCGGCCACGGCCAGGCGGATGATCTCGGGCATTTCCAGCGCGAGCGGGCGGTCGTCGACGAACATGACGCGATACTCTTCGCCCTCCTTCAGGAACGGTTCACAGCCGTGCAACTGCACGCCGCTCAGCGCGTGCTCCTCGAACGTCGCGCTGTCCATGAAGACGTAGGCCCCGCCCTTCGCGTAGAGGTATTGCATCGCGCGCATGGCGTGCGAGACCTCTTCGATCGGCTCCAGGTCCGCCAGCGTGCGGTCCACCGGGTGGCCGTCGCGCACGTCGCGCAGCGACACGTGCACCGTAGGCCGCTGCTTGCCCGTGTGCCGCTCCTGGAAATCGGTCACCGAGTAGACATGGTTCTGATGACGGATCAACATGCCACGCTTGAGAGGGATGTTCATGACGTGCTCTCCGACATGCGAGTGGCTGCGCCTATTATACCGTATCCCGGGGTCGGAGGGACCCCCCAGCCGCGAACGCGGGGCGGCCGGATCGACCCCACCGGCAGCCCGCTGCCGGGTTGCCACGCGGCCCCTGCACGGGCCGATGCGGGGAGGTTTGACGCCCGCGGTCCCGGCCCCTAGTTTGAGCCACACAGCGCCCCAGCAGAGGTAACGTGCGATGATCGATCGTGGAGTCTATGCCAAGGTGCCGGCCGGGACGCACTTGCCGTCCGCGGTGAATGTCATCGTGGAAATTCCCAAAGGCCGGCGGAGCAAGTTCGAGGTCGATCAGGCGACGGGGCTGATCCGGCTGGACCGCTACCTGTACTCGTCGAGCCACTACCCCGGCGACTACGGGTTCATCCCGCAGACGCTGGCCGAGGACGGCGACAACCTGGACGTGCTGGTGATGGTGAACGAGCCAACGTTCAGCGGCTGCCTGATCCAGGCCCGCGTCGTGGGACTGTTCCGGATGATCGACCGCGGGCAGCACGACTACAAGGTGCTCGCGGTGCCGAGCTCCGATCCGCTGTTCGCGGAGATCAGGGATCTCCCCGACGTGCCGAAGCACTACCTGCGCGAAGTCGAGCACTTCTTTGCCAGCTACAAGCTGCTCGAGGGCGTGACGATCATCACCGAGGGCTGGGACAACGCCACCGCGGCCAGCACGGAGGTGCACGCGTCGGTGGACCGGTTCATGGCGGAGCTGGCCCGCCGGGCGAAGAGCCAGTTGGGCTGACGAGGAGTTGACATGGTCACCGTGCTGCTCACGTGCGGGCTGATCGTGCTGGCGCGCATCGCCGACGTCTCGATCGGGACGATCCGGACGATCAACGTCGTGCAGGGCCGCCGATCACTGGCGCTGGTGCTCGGGTTCTTCGAGGTGCTGATCTGGGTGTTCGTCGTCTCGCGCGTGATCAGCGAAATCCGCCAGCCGGCCTATGCCCTGGCCTACGCGCTGGGCTTCGCGCTGGGGAACTGGGTGGGGATGACGATCGAGGCGCGCCTGGCGATGGGTCGGCAGGTGGTGCGGATTTTCAGCCGACAGGGACCGGAGCTCGCGGTGGCGCTGCGCGAAGCGGGGCTGCGCGTGACGCAGTTCGACGGTTACGGGCGTGACGGTCCGGTGCAGCAGCTGTTCATCGAGGTGGAACGCCGGTCGGCCAGCAACGTGATCACGCAGGCGCGGGGGCTGGACCCGGCGTGCTACTACATGGTGGACGACGTGCGGTTCGCGTCGTCGCAGATGGTGCAGGCGAGCCAGCCCACCGGCTGGCGGGCGGTGTTCAAGAAGAAGTAACTGGCGGACACGGCGGCAGCAGCGGCGCGCGGGCCGTCACTGCACGTGCTCCGGCGCGGGTGGCACGGTTTGGCGCAACCAAGCCGTGGCCGCGTGCCGGACCTACCGGCGTCGAGTCCGCTTCTGCACATGCTCCGCGGTGATGACCGAGCGCAGGCCGCCGCGGGGGTTCCAGTCCGTCTCGATGCGCATCCAGCGCGGGTGCAAGACGGCGACCAGCTCGTCGAGAATCCGGTTCGTGACCGCCTCGTAGAAGATGCCCTCCTCGCGGAAGCCCTGCAGGTAAAGCTTCAGGCTCTTGAGTTCCACGCACAACCGGTCGGGAACATACTCGATCACGACCGTGCCGAAATCCGGCTGCCCCGTGACGGGGCAGCGGCTCGTGAACTCCGGCGCCACATGCCGGATCGTGTAATCGCGCCGGGGACTGGGGTTGGCAAACGTCTCCAGACCGTAGTTCTTGCGCTGCGCCATGGCCTCACTCCGCATCCGCTGGGGCACCGGTCACCGGCCACCGCCGCCTGTCTGATAAGCCGGATCGCCGCCGGTCGCAAGCGGGTCACGGCCGAAACCGCCGGTGGCCTGGAAATCTGCATCGCGTCCGCCCGAATTCTCCATGCGGCGCAGTTGGCCCGCGGCGTGTGGCCCGGGCGCGTTCCGGAAACGGTGCGTTTTTCTAATTCCACTACCCGTTGTATGGATTACACTTACACCTGATGGAAACGATCGGCGGCGGTGGCGGCGGCCTGCTCGGGCGGCTGGGCGAAAGGGTGCTCGGGTACATTGCACTCGGGCTCATCGTCCTCGCCGGCGTGGCCTTGTGGCGCATGGGACCGGAGGGCCGCGGCGCGATCTGGAGCGGCATCTGGCGCACGGCGGTGTGGATCATCATCGCCGTCGGCCTGCCGTGGGGCGCGCGGCTGTTCATCAAGCGGATCCTGGAGGTCGGCTCGAATTGGGCCGGCGTGATCCTGCTGGTCGCGTTGGGCGTGGTGGACCTGGTGGCCGGGCTGATCCTGATGGGCGGCTGGCCCACGGGCGGCTGGGGCTGGGCGGCGGCGC is a genomic window containing:
- a CDS encoding S9 family peptidase, whose protein sequence is MASSAVRRAAWGRCVAVLALAASAGLSGCVAPRGGLKRLTLESVYGPNPVDFNVSHAWGLTWLDDGRHYLEWRDDVLQQVDAVSDAAQPAYDSGALERALLAQGDFDAGAAARGARHPAQFSADRGLALLEHAQRWYAYHFAHGQLVRLTEQPGECPELTISPDNMHVAFVRDNNLYTIDTTTAEQKQLTQDGSPTLLNGVLDWVYQEELYGRGNWRAYWWSEDGGHLAYLQLDESEVPVYPLVDYVPIRPKVQELRYPKAGDPNPRVRLGIVPTTGGATTWVDLAAYEGTDILISGVSWSPDGRVVFAVQDREQRWLHLDAAGVEPGTTQTLVVENSPAWVEYYGPPHWLKDGTFVWRNTQDGWAHLYHYAADGTLLGRVTSGAWEVRALHGVDEVNGWVYFSGTRDSHVESHAYRVRLNGSGLERLTTPGFSHGVNFDPQFRYFFDTFSSITAPTQVHLRRANGELERVISANEVPALREYRLSTPEMVTVPTPAGHNLHACILRPPDFNRSRKYPVLTLVYGGPHMPMVENRWEAGDYAFHQWLAQQGYIIWAVDPHSAGGEGAVSAWHAWQKLGVVELADLEESLRWLAAHECADLTRVGIVGHSYGGFMAAFALTHSQMFKMGIAGSALLDWRNYDSVYAERLMRMPEHNIEGYLASSAVTAAGTLHGRLLLVHGAVDDNVHLTNVWQFIEAARGPNRQFDLMIYPSDGHGVGGAHWDTLQLNFILENL
- a CDS encoding elongation factor P, translating into MNIPLKRGMLIRHQNHVYSVTDFQERHTGKQRPTVHVSLRDVRDGHPVDRTLADLEPIEEVSHAMRAMQYLYAKGGAYVFMDSATFEEHALSGVQLHGCEPFLKEGEEYRVMFVDDRPLALEMPEIIRLAVAETAAPSHSVGNAGSVLKEATLENHLVVRVPLFIKMGDTIRVDTRTRTYVGKE
- a CDS encoding inorganic diphosphatase; the encoded protein is MIDRGVYAKVPAGTHLPSAVNVIVEIPKGRRSKFEVDQATGLIRLDRYLYSSSHYPGDYGFIPQTLAEDGDNLDVLVMVNEPTFSGCLIQARVVGLFRMIDRGQHDYKVLAVPSSDPLFAEIRDLPDVPKHYLREVEHFFASYKLLEGVTIITEGWDNATAASTEVHASVDRFMAELARRAKSQLG
- a CDS encoding DUF2179 domain-containing protein: MVTVLLTCGLIVLARIADVSIGTIRTINVVQGRRSLALVLGFFEVLIWVFVVSRVISEIRQPAYALAYALGFALGNWVGMTIEARLAMGRQVVRIFSRQGPELAVALREAGLRVTQFDGYGRDGPVQQLFIEVERRSASNVITQARGLDPACYYMVDDVRFASSQMVQASQPTGWRAVFKKK
- the queF gene encoding NADPH-dependent 7-cyano-7-deazaguanine reductase QueF, encoding MAQRKNYGLETFANPSPRRDYTIRHVAPEFTSRCPVTGQPDFGTVVIEYVPDRLCVELKSLKLYLQGFREEGIFYEAVTNRILDELVAVLHPRWMRIETDWNPRGGLRSVITAEHVQKRTRRR